Proteins encoded together in one Temnothorax longispinosus isolate EJ_2023e chromosome 5, Tlon_JGU_v1, whole genome shotgun sequence window:
- the LOC139812623 gene encoding uncharacterized protein yields the protein MYGAEREEVSESWLHTYDLSSTMIPNASTAMDDEEHFCKLILYKEIKDSRVRIWDVIILVPNLLFLLFIAMRFNRARLKLRATSSPIFLAFYGLVICNVVISVVRCVVSMTVNAAATVGGKADKVLWVTVRFFLLSTEMSVVIFGLAFGHLDSRSSIRRVLLATSLIALAFTITQGTLELVLPDDTFHIPSRDFYVFGHGGMMFWFCSSLVFTTIYLFILILPWTRLRDRLALPTRKSFYVYAGMLATLDLVQSIGAGFLNYTQNPVGLCIVDFTAAVYLTLFTPLVYHTFLSEFFGVSQPSIMFSYKAQVDDAMDEDTVSLPHQQSFSSLKTDSDYIYQVHTPSIHIPLYDSQALKSSRRGASLYSLTSAKDPKNNDSSTFGSPVKPYCSTSGIGSFGRDPNAQKSISEVADYPLTKSAAIQKSVPDLRLSSPTRKPVPVTYGSPGSISNLFLSTDTASNFFYKPNTIDSKINLYSQTRKSSLESISHKTTVDHAAVIENISHRHDGSSEISQAPALENTLQSILESGTREIETEDPQESLKTTDTDNLVEDGAASVDPSHLTTRFGTEIFKTFSDDMSPDLSDPSNVTQQLLPRATSFTSASRKSKNDSQEGESGGLSDYLLSITSPKFVKHKKSDANPDSFPDSDLYTQTESL from the exons ATGTACGGCGCTGAGAGGGAGGAGGTGTCTGAAAGTTGGCTGCACACGTATGACCTGAGCAGTACTATGATCCCCAATGCGAGCACGGCGATGGACGACGAGGAGCATTTCTGCAAGCTCATCCTGTACAAGGAGATCAAGGACTCTAG AGTGCGCATATGGGACGTCATCATCCTGGTGCCGAATCTCCTGTTTCTCCTGTTCATCGCGATGCGGTTCAACAGAGCGAGGCTTAAGTTACGCGCAACGAGTAGTCCGATATTTTTAGCGTTTTACGGTCTGGTCATTTGTAATGTAGTTATATCAGTGGTGCGATGCGTCGTGTCGATGACGGTGAACGCGGCGGCGACGGTCGGTGGCAAGGCCGACAAGGTCCTATGGGTCACAGTGAGATTTTTTCTACTCTCCACCGAGATGAGCGTAGTTATATTTGGTCTAGCGTTTG GTCATTTGGACAGCCGCTCCAGTATTCGTAGAGTATTACTCGCTACATCCCTCATAGCGCTGGCGTTCACGATCACCCAAGGAACACTGGAGCTGGTCCTGCCGGACGACACATTTCATATTCCCAGCCGCGACTTTTACGTATTCGGTCACGGCGGTATGATGTTTTGGTTTTGCAGCAGTCTAGTTTTCACAACG ATATATCTCTTCATATTAATACTGCCATGGACACGGTTGCGGGACCGCCTAGCACTTCCTA CACGGAAAAGCTTTTATGTTTACGCCGGTATGCTAGCGACGTTGGACCTAGTACAGTCGATTGGCGCAggctttttaaattacacgcAAAATCCGGTAGGATTATGCATCGTAGACTTCACTGCAGCGGTTTATTTAACCCTTTTTACCCCTTTGGTTTACCATACATTCCTGTCGGAATTCTTCGG GGTCTCGCAACCTTCGATAATGTTCTCTTACAAAGCGCAAGTGGACGACGCGATGGACGAAGACACTGTGTCGTTACCGCACCAACAGAGTTTTTCATCCTTGAAAACCGACAGCGATTACATCTATCAGGTCCATACTCCGTCTATTCACATACCGCTATATGATTCCCAGGCACTGAAATCCTCCAGACGGGGAGCTTCACTTTATTCCTTAACATCCGCTAAAGATCCCAAAAATAATGACTCAAGCACTTTCGGTTCACCAGTTAAGCCATATTGCTCGACATCCGGTATTGGAAGCTTTGGTAGAGATCCCAACGCACAAAAAAGCATCTCGGAGGTGGCTGATTACCCCTTAACTAAGTCCGCTGCTATCCAAAAGAGTGTACCAGACCTAAGGCTCTCCAGTCCGACGCGAAAACCCGTTCCTGTTACGTACGGCAGTCCCGGTAGCatctcaaatttatttctctcgaCCGATACCGCTAGTAACTTCTTTTACAAGCCAAACACAATTGACAGCAAAATTAATCTATATTCTCAAACGAGGAAAAGTAGTTTAGAGAGTATATCGCATAAAACAACCGTAGATCACGCGGCCGTGATTGAGAATATTTCACACCGACATGATGGTTCCTCGGAGATATCTCAAGCTCCAGCGTTAGAGAATACCTTACAGTCCATCCTGGAAAGCGGGACGCGCGAAATCGAAACGGAAGATCCCCAAGAATCTCTAAAGACAACTGACACTGACAATTTAGTCGAAGACGGTGCCGCTAGCGTGGATCCGAGTCATTTAACGACGCGTTTCGGCACCgagatttttaaaactttctcGGACGATATGTCGCCTGATTTATCTGACCCTTCAAACGTCACGCAGCAATTACTTCCTAGAGCAACTTCCTTTACCAGCGCGAGCAGGAAGAGCAAGAATGATTCGCAAGAAGGAGAGTCAGGTGGCTTAagcgattatttattatccatAACATCCCCGAAATTTGTGAAACATAAAAAGAGTGACGCAAATCCCGATTCCTTCCCAGATTCAGATTTGTATACGCAAACTGAATCTTTGTAA
- the LOC139812624 gene encoding peroxisomal leader peptide-processing protease-like, whose translation MGPPSSALVLHSSIDKDPSTSPQGCSGISISTDWILTHGAALGPIIDKSPAISSFVMNMVPGELTTVPRELASELKFRIYRDLETDDLRSSSIKEHHGEIVAAWRCSLLKKTFDEFFKTWNFPKSSEFDRLLRSVFLLIRIYDPEPIVETSVEQALSCLLDQAPRNLIRGSSVEIESTPFGNPVFIDSIACGVISNVVGDGDCVIMTDAYAFPGGEGGPVYVIPSNGKRRVISGMVIAPLSWCRGEWVDYTFAANLAPCVLNILRKRNSPCSPIIDREYYEDTDVVLDKGVVLVRCGINWGTGVLVHKNTGTFLTCSHVVAEAPEREISIVMRPDKPNLRVRARLVYRTPKNQPYDVAVLRVNPQHMDPSVRSIRLSHAPILKGELVVSVGFPFSSSIRPTVSGGVVSKSMNCALLTTCCAQSGTSGGPIVSRTTGDMLGMVVCNVLSSDGTVLYPRMSLAVPAATLSGPLREYLRTDNPDVLRDFTCNDAVVHKIWNFHPFLPAKL comes from the exons ATGGGCCCTCCAAGCAGCGCACTTGTACTCCACTCATCGATCGACAAAGATCCATCGACGTCGCCGCAGGGATGCTCCGGCATTTCGATCTCAACAGATTGGATATTGACTCACGGCGCCGCATTGGGCCCGATCATCGACAAGTCCCCCGCGATATCGAGCTTCGTCATGAATATGGTACCGGGAGAACTCACGACAGTGCCGAGAGAACTCGCGAGCGAATTGAAATTTCGGATCTATCGCGATCTAGAGACCGACGATCTCCGATCGAGCTCAATTAAGGAACATCACGGCGAGATTGTAGCTGCCTGGAGGTGTTCGCTGCTGAAGAAAACCTTCGACGAGTTCTTCAAAACGTGGAACTTTCCTAAATCATCCGAGTTTGATCGATTGCTGCGGTCGGTTTTCTTGCTCATCCGCATCTACGATCCCGAGCCAATCGTGGAAACGTCGGTCGAACAAGCCCTGTCTTGTCTGCTGGACCAAGCTCCGCGAAATCTTATCCGCGGATCGTCCGTGGAAATCGAGTCGACGCCCTTCGGCAATCCCGTATTCATTGATTCGATCGCGTGCGGTGTTATCAGTAATGTCGTCGGCGACGGAGACTGCGTTATCATGACGGACGCGTACGCATTCCCCGGCGGCGAGGGTGGTCCCGTATATGTCATCCCGTCAAACGG caaacgCAGAGTTATCAGCGGGATGGTGATCGCGCCGTTGAGCTGGTGTCGCGGAGAATGGGTGGACTACACTTTCGCCGCCAATCTTGCGCCGTGTGTGCTCAACATTTTACGGAAGAGGAATTCTCCTTGTTCTCCGATCATAGATCGCGAGTATTATGAAGATACAGATG tgGTGTTAGATAAAGGCGTCGTGCTTGTTAGATGTGGAATTAATTGGGGTACAGGCGTCCTCGTGCATAAGAATACTGGTACATTCCTCACGTGCTCACACGTCGTCGCGGAG GCGCCAGAAAGGGAGATATCGATCGTAATGAGGCCGGACAAGCCCAATTTACGTGTCCGGGCAAGACTGGTGTACAGAACACCGAAGAATCAACCCTATGACGTCGCTGTATTGAGGGTGAACCCGCAACACATGGATCCCTCGGTGAGATCTATACGGTTGTCCCATGCTCCAATTTTAAAGG GTGAACTGGTGGTCTCCGTGGGATTTCCGTTCTCCTCCTCCATTCGGCCGACCGTCAGCGGTGGCGTGGTCTCCAAGTCGATGAACTGCGCACTCCTGACGACCTGTTGTGCCCAGAGCGGTACCAGCGGCGGACCGATCGTCAGTCGAACGACCGGTGACATGCTGGGAATGGTTGTGTGCAACGTGCTCTCCTCGGACGGTACCGTGCTCTACCCGCGGATGAGCTTGGCGGTGCCGGCCGCCACGCTGAGCGGGCCCCTGCGGGAATACTTGCGCACTGATA ATCCCGATGTGCTCCGAGATTTCACGTGCAACGACGCGGTAGTGCACAAGATTTGGAACTTCCACCCTTTCCTGCCAGCTAAACTGTGA
- the Ufsp1 gene encoding probable Ufm1-specific protease 1 → MEKMTVNYSGNLLKNVHVNLALPSDNGETFLVQGDYEYWHYGCDGFNDRGWGCGYRTLQTICSWIISNENLEKTVPSISEIQETLVAVEDKDRTFFGSREWIGSFEVSIVINQLYDALSKIIHVSSGKGLIDQVDNIKRHLEQFGSPIMMGGDRDCSSKCVVGLHVGNKGVYLLIVDPHFVGKAKNAEHLIKDRWAKWQNLDDFVDSSFYNLCLPQLKYRGLADK, encoded by the exons ATGGAAAAGATGACCGTCAATTATTCTggcaatttattgaaaaacgtTCACGTAAATTTAGCCCTACCATCAGATAACGGCGAAACATTTTTGGTGCAAGGAGATTACGAGTACTGGCACTATGGTTGCGACGGTTTTAACGACAGg GGCTGGGGGTGCGGATATAGGACACTGCAAACCATCTGTTCGTGGATCATAAGTAATGAGAACTTAGAAAAAACTGTCCCAAGCATTAGTGAAATACAAGAGACCCTTGTCGCAGTGGAGGATAAAGATAGAACGTTTTTTGGGTCGAGAGAATGGATAGGAAGTTTTGAA GTGTCCATTGTTATAAACCAACTTTACGACGCTCTTAGCAAAATAATTCACGTCTCGAGTGGAAAGGGATTGATCGATCAAGtggataatattaaaagacatTTAGAACAATTTGGCAGTCCGATTATGATGGGTGGAGACAGGGACTGCTCCAGCAAATGTGTAGTAGGATTACACGTTGGAAACAAAGGTGTATACCTGTTAATCGTAGATCCACACTTCGTCGGGAAAGCGAAAAATGCggaacatttaattaaagatcgATGGGCAAAGTGGCAAAACCTGGATGACTTCGTCGACAGCTCGTTTTACAATCTGTGTTTACCGCAGCTCAAGTATCGCGGACTGGCcgataaataa